A DNA window from Dissulfurirhabdus thermomarina contains the following coding sequences:
- a CDS encoding RHS domain-containing protein yields the protein YGAEGLLGEYAANGSEIRGYGWWPGSAYGTIPLYLREGGAYHFIQADQLGTPRMLVDATGAVTWRAEYEAFGRA from the coding sequence TACGGGGCGGAGGGGCTTTTGGGCGAGTACGCGGCCAACGGGAGCGAGATTCGGGGTTACGGCTGGTGGCCGGGGAGCGCCTACGGGACGATTCCGCTTTACCTCCGGGAGGGCGGGGCGTATCATTTCATCCAGGCGGACCAGCTTGGGACGCCGCGGATGCTGGTGGACGCCACGGGGGCGGTGACGTGGCGGGCGGAGTACGAGGCCTTCGGCCGGGC